A single Bacillus sp. HMF5848 DNA region contains:
- a CDS encoding helix-turn-helix domain-containing protein: protein MKEKCVDKKVIGNYIKALRIRKDFNQEELAFRLNISREALSKIETGTHHPSFDTTARLRYLFNVDVNALLDDARLLKDTFDDNNE, encoded by the coding sequence TTGAAAGAGAAATGTGTAGATAAAAAAGTAATAGGAAACTATATAAAAGCCCTTCGTATTCGAAAGGACTTTAATCAAGAAGAACTAGCATTTAGACTGAACATTAGTCGTGAAGCATTAAGTAAAATCGAGACAGGCACACATCACCCTTCGTTTGACACAACAGCTAGACTTAGATACCTGTTCAATGTTGATGTAAATGCGTTATTAGACGATGCTCGTTTGCTTAAAGACACGTTTGATGATAACAACGAGTAA
- a CDS encoding competence protein ComK, protein MDAILVDYVINEKTMIVLPTAHLHYQSIVWETNRILYVQKTPLQLIQQACIEGGADYAGRRISMIYHTNAKQKTPIPINPTLNIYAFPTESPNNFNCKWIFYNHVLSIERNQSATKSTYPSIIIFKNGQTLPITESLYLLDKQRQRTAMCMSVFNPNIKTFLLHDRNRV, encoded by the coding sequence ATGGATGCAATTCTGGTTGATTATGTCATTAATGAAAAAACTATGATTGTATTGCCAACTGCTCACTTGCATTATCAATCCATCGTATGGGAAACAAATAGAATTTTGTACGTTCAAAAGACACCGTTACAGTTAATTCAACAAGCTTGCATAGAAGGTGGAGCAGATTATGCAGGTCGCCGTATCTCTATGATATACCATACAAATGCCAAACAAAAAACACCGATTCCTATTAATCCTACGCTCAACATCTATGCCTTTCCAACAGAATCACCCAACAACTTTAACTGTAAATGGATTTTCTACAACCATGTCCTATCCATTGAGCGAAATCAAAGTGCTACGAAATCTACTTATCCTTCTATTATTATATTTAAAAATGGACAAACACTGCCTATCACTGAATCCTTATACTTACTTGATAAACAAAGACAGCGCACGGCTATGTGTATGTCTGTGTTTAACCCTAACATAAAAACATTTCTATTACATGACAGAAACAGAGTATAA
- a CDS encoding CBO0543 family protein: protein MSDFFKTYEIIQPILPKKFDENEWFTIVISLFVFFFFLYVHRKKKVLLLTEIIAIILFNLLYTTVGDYFLAMSPYDFYDTVDRDSGEIMDILLQNIAYPFSLLILMHFYAKYQPNNILYIAFGTILLYGLEWVSVEYFNLFTYKTWKSWYSLIFYCPVMILNILFYNLFHHYILIKISTK from the coding sequence ATGAGTGACTTTTTCAAAACATATGAAATTATCCAACCAATCCTGCCGAAGAAGTTTGATGAAAACGAATGGTTTACAATCGTCATTTCATTGTTTGTATTTTTCTTCTTTTTATATGTACATAGAAAGAAAAAGGTGCTTCTATTAACAGAAATTATTGCCATAATACTGTTTAATCTCCTTTATACAACGGTAGGGGACTATTTTTTAGCAATGAGTCCGTATGATTTTTATGATACTGTTGATCGTGACAGTGGTGAAATCATGGATATACTATTGCAGAATATTGCGTACCCTTTTTCTCTGCTTATTCTGATGCACTTCTATGCAAAATATCAACCAAACAACATTCTCTATATTGCTTTTGGCACAATACTTCTTTATGGATTAGAGTGGGTTTCTGTTGAATACTTCAACCTTTTTACCTACAAAACATGGAAATCATGGTATTCTCTCATATTTTATTGTCCAGTTATGATACTTAACATACTGTTTTACAATCTGTTTCATCACTATATCTTAATAAAAATATCAACAAAATAG
- a CDS encoding DnaA N-terminal domain-containing protein, producing the protein MRDEREIDQEALKKIWADTLDVIERRISKPAFQTWFKDDLEVQIKNDVLCIRCIDNPFRADWLDNRYKTLIFESFRDVSGQACDVEIYSNEDKVYSFANTSQQDERDSTKHQQVAKEIQTLKNIVSDYQEKLEHLQEVVNLQAEEILNLKERVSKVET; encoded by the coding sequence GTGAGAGATGAGCGAGAAATTGATCAAGAGGCTTTAAAGAAGATATGGGCTGACACACTGGACGTGATTGAACGAAGAATATCGAAGCCGGCCTTTCAAACATGGTTCAAAGATGACTTAGAGGTTCAAATTAAAAATGATGTATTGTGTATTCGTTGTATAGACAACCCATTCAGAGCCGATTGGTTGGATAATCGATATAAAACATTAATTTTTGAGTCATTTAGAGATGTATCAGGTCAAGCATGTGATGTTGAGATTTACTCAAACGAAGACAAAGTGTATTCATTTGCTAACACTAGTCAACAGGATGAGAGGGATTCGACTAAACATCAACAGGTAGCCAAAGAGATTCAAACATTAAAAAACATAGTAAGTGATTACCAAGAAAAACTGGAGCATCTACAAGAGGTTGTGAACTTGCAGGCGGAAGAAATACTGAACCTCAAGGAACGTGTAAGTAAGGTGGAGACTTAA